The stretch of DNA TTATCAGAAGGGCATTTAGACCCAGTAATCAGAACCTAATAAgcatgcagaaaaagctttctgaTGGATTAAGGTTAAAAAAACCTTGTTATTTTCCTTAATAGTAGCCTCTTTATATAATGAGCCCAAACATTTCTGCCATTCTTGGTCTGTATAGATGGATCCTGAAGACATGGGTGGGTTTGAGCTAAAACCTTTATCTGCGACTTTTGTTTTATTAGTATGACTCTGAAGTTACTTGAATTTATTGAATAGGTACAGTTTCTTCAAGCAAGATGTCTTTTCCTTTCAGATGAAAAATCACACTTTCCTATTGGGAATCAAGATGAATTTTTATCTTGATAATGGAATAGGAAGTTCTAGACTGAAGAGCGGCGTAAATAAATTAGAGGGTTTGTTCTTTTCTCACAGAACAAGGAGATTAGAGGCAGGCAACTGCTGGTGCTGGTTCAGCAGCTCATGGGTGTCAGGCTTAATTAAGGTGGTTACTGAGGTTCCCTTGGCTTTTTCCTCCAGGTTCCAAGATGGTCCCCACAGCTCCCCacaagaagaaggaggaagccCACAGAGAAAATGGGGCATGCCAGTTCAAATCCACTTCCTTTTAAAGAGCTTCCTCAGCAGCCCAATAACTTTGGCCTTCATCTCACTGGCCAGAACTGTGTCATTGGCTACTGCTATCTGCAAGATTGTCTGAGAAATGTAGTTTTTGTAGCTGGATATATAACTGCCTTTGACAAAAATCCAGTTTCTCTTGATGAGGAAGAAGATGGTGGTGGATCTTGGGAGGACAACTAACATTTTATGCCCTGGCTATAAAATACAGTTGCAGAGGAGCATAAAGTTCAAAAAGATCAAAACTCTAGTTCTTTCACACTGTCAAAGCTCCAAGCAGCACTGCTCCCCTCTGACAGAGTGAGCAGAGTGAAGGCATGTCAGGTGTTCTCACAAAAGTCTTGACAGGACTGACCTCTCTCAGCCAATATCCTTGTCCCACATCAGGATTTTCTAGAGGGCCCTGGGTACCTGTGCACTTCCTTGGTGGCCATAACCTCTTTATGGAGGGTTGGTGTAGGATAAAGAATGTTCTATTACGCTGCTCCCTCATCTGCATCATTTCTCTCCTCTCTAATTTTCCTGTCAGTTATATTTTGGTGGAGTCTGGGTTTGTGTATTTGATTCCTATAAAAAGACCATCGCTTTCATGCATGGAGGAGGGGAATCTACGCAAAGAAAGGCTACCTTACTCCTTTCTGTGACTCCACCACCAGTCTAGGAATATCCTAGGAGAAGAGTTGCCTCTCAAAGCTGCTTCTATAAGCAGCCTACATCCTAGCTAAGCAAAGAAGAGACACTTCCCACATCCAGGGCTGTCTAaaagaactttctgtgatgacagaaatgttctatatctgcagTGTCCAATATGGTAACCATTTaggcacatgtggctagtgaacacttgaaatgtggctagtgtgactgaggaaggaaaatttaaattttgtttaattgtaattaatttaaattcaaatagccAAATGGGGCTACTAGCTATTGTGTTAGATAGCACGGTatactttattctctttcttgtGTTGTAGAACCAGCTGGGAGAGGTGTGGGTCAGTCATGGGCTTGATGTCCCATGGTCGTCACTATTCTAGCTTGCCATTGAACTTGTCtcccagaggaaaagagagaatggtATTTGGAATTAAATTCAAGATGTTAACTTGACATCTATATATTGCACATATTCCTGTATAGTGAATGGAATGGTCTCCTGGGAATAGTTCCTGTGATTGATTTTAGTGATAACTGATCATGAAGAAATGGCAGTACTGCTCCACTTCACCTTCCTAGTGACTATTATGTGTTCCTAGTCAGAGTGACTCAGCAGAGATTATTCTCTTGTGCAATTTATtctgtgtcattttatttttgtaatattgtGGCAGCTAAATGATTATTCTgtgtatgtttttcaaaatattaggtggcttatattttttaaaaggctatgaaataaaaataaactatatgtaACACAGTTTTTAATGTGGCTTTTTATTGGTGAGTTATTGTTACCAAACTTTGTTAACGGTCAATTAGAATGAGATTCAtagatagaaatatttatttttatattaaatttactttttaatgggCAAATTATATGCCAATTAATGTTATCTTCTTGAAATATTAAATGATTCTTCCATTATATTCAGAGTTTGGATAAAGTATGAGGGTTGTATAGTATTACTGGATTAATTCTTTTCTCATGTATCTGGTTGTTTCATCACACTGAACATCACTTGGACCTTATTTCTCTACAAATGCCCTGttttgggttgtttgtcttttgttaTCGAGTTACAGGAATTCTTGATATCTTCTGGACACTagtcctttatcaaatatatatgctttgcaaatatgttctcccactTTGTGGCTAGCCTATTCATTTTCTCAACAGTGTCTTCAaaagatgtattttaaattttaaagtttaattgatctacttttttcttttatgttgattgatttttctGTCCTAGGAGACTTTTGCCTATACCCTGTCACCAAAAatattctcctgtgttttcttctaagctaGAAACTTCATAGTTTTAACTTTTACTAGGTCTATTTTCCATACTAAattaatttttggccaggcactgtggctcacgcctgtaatcccagcattttgggaggctgaagcgggttgatcacctgaggtcaggagttcaagaacagcctggccaacatggtgaaaccctgtctctactaaaaatacaaaaattagccaggtatggtggcgggtgcctgtaatcccagctacttgggaggctgaggtgggagaatcacttgaacccaagaagtcgaggctatagtgagccgagatcatgccactgcactacggtctgagcaacaaagtgagactccgtctcaaaaaaatatataataatttttgtgtatggtatgaggtGAAGATTGAGGTTCTTTTTCCTCCCATATATAGAcgatgtttctgtttttgtttttctgttgaaGAGATTTTCCCCATTGGATTactttggcatctttgtcaaaaatcaaataaccACGTAAGTGTGGATCTCTTTCTggtttctctgttctgttccataggGCCATCCTTATGTCATTCCCAcagtgtcttgattactgtaagtTTTATTGTAAGTCTTGGTATTCACCATAAAATATTATGCATTTGAACTTTTATAATCGCCCACTCTAAGGCTGAGTCTACACACTAAGAGGCTTGAGTAATTTTGTTGAAAATGGTtcagattcatttaaaaaaatcccaccCAATACCATGCTTCCTTTATTCCTGCTCCCAGATCCATGGAAAATCAGAGTCTACATCTGGTGTAGCTCTTGGTCAAGAGGGATGCCCTCATGTTTCAACCTATCATGATAAGCAAACTATATGCACAttgtttttactttgcttttaaaaaatttaaccatTATTCtctactcatttattcaacagataccTATTGAGTATCTACCAGGTGCCAGACACAATTCTGGTTATTTAGGCTGTATTAgtgaacaataacaaaacaaagatacCTTCCCTATCACGGAGCTTACTTACGTTCTGCACATATAGTTGTcccgttttttttgtttgtttttgagacggagtttcactcttgttgcccaggctggagcgcaatagtgcgctctcggctcaccacaacctctgcctcctgagttcaagtgattctcctgcctcagcctcctgagtagctgggattacatgcatgcgccaccacgcttggctaattttgtgtttttagtagagatggggtttcaccatgttggtcaggctggtcttgaactcccaatctcaggtgatccacccgccttggcctcccaaagtgctgggattacaggtgtgagccaccgtgcctggccagttgtcCCTTTTTAACTGCTCTGTAGTATTTCATGTGTAAAaaaagcataatttatttaaccaattatTTGTTAATGGATATTtagttgtttcctggcttttgcTATTACTGACAATAGTACATAATCCTTTGACGTAAATCTTTGATCAATATGTGCATCTAGCTCTATAGGATAAACTCCTAGCTGTGGACTATCTAGGTATGTACATTGTGTAAAAATTTGTTATAGAAACTTGAAACATATATAGAAATAGAGGGAATATTGCTTCAAAATTTATTctcattgattattttaaatttttatttattttattgatttgttctTTAATAGATTGCATAATTGAGGGGCAGTTTTCAGGTTATAGAATAACTGAGTTTAAAGTAGAGAGTGCTCACATACCAACCCCACACTCCCCAACCCCACACTCCCCAACCCCACACTCCCCAACCCCACACTCCCCAACCCCACACTCCCCAACCCCACACTCCCCAACCCCACACTCCCCAACCCCACACTCCATTTCTCCTATTcttattaaaatcttttattagCATGTTATATTTATTACAATTGATTATCAATAtcaatacattattaactaaagtttaCAGAGTTTACTCTGTAACTGTAAAGTTTACAGTTTACATTAACATTCATTCTTGATGTATATTCTGTGGGCTTTAGCAAACGTACCATGACATGCCGCTGCCATTGCTGCATCACACAAAAtcgtttcactgccctaaaaatcacCTGTACTCTACCTATTtgtctctccctgcctccaaactccaggcaaccactgatttttttttttactgtgtccACAGTTTTGCcattttcagaatgtcatataattggaatcatacagtaagGCAGCCATTCAGATTGGCTTCTCTCAATTAGcgatatgcatttaagtttcctccatgtgtttttgtggcttgatagctcactTCTTTTTATCTCTAAGTAACAGTCCATTGCACAGATGTACaaaaatttgtttatccattcatctattaaaggatatcttggttgctttcaagttttggcaattacaaataaagttggTATAAACTCTCtcatgcaggtttttgtgtggacgttaagttttcaactcacttgagtaaataccaaggaatatgattgctggattgtatggtaagactATGCTTagtttgtaagaaactgccaaactgtcttctaaagtggcttaccattttgcatttccactagCAATGAGTGAGCTCTGgttgctctacatcctcatcagcatctgATGttatcagtgttttggattttagtcattctagtaTGTGTCTAGTGgtttcttgttgttttaatttgcatttctctaatgatgtgtgatgttgaacatcttttcatatacttatttgtcATCTGCGTATCTTTTTTGCTGGGATGTCTCTTTAGACCTTTTGCCCATTGTAAAgttgggttgttgtttttttcttattgtgagttttaagagttctttgtatatattGGATatcagttctttatcagataggtattttgcaaatattatctctgtctgtggtttgtctttttattctcttaacagtggcttttgcagagaaaaagtttttaattttaaggaagtTCAACTTAACAATTTATTCTCTCATGAATCATGATTTTGATGTTGTATCTAAAAGCAAcaccaaacccaaggtcacctagattttTTCCCTAAGCTATCTTCCAGGAGTTGTATAATTGTATAGTTTTGCATTGTACATGTGCATTGCTGTGgcccattttaaattaatttttgtgtatttttgcatgtagatgtccagttgttcccataccatttgttgaaaagactcactgattttctttttttaaattttactttaagttctgggatacaagttcagaacatgtaggtttgttacataggtatacatgtgctatggtggcttgctgcacctatcaacccatcacctagatttgaagccccgcatgcattagctatttgtccttatgctctccctcccctcatcccccaccTCTGACTGGACCCAAtgagtgttgttcccctctctgtgtccatgtgttcttattgttcaactcccacttatgagtgagaacatgtggtgtttggttttttgttgctgttagtttgctgaggatgatggcttccagcttcatccatattcctgcaaaggacatgatctcattcctttttatggctgcatggtattccatggtgtatatgtaccatattttgtttatccagtctatcactgatgggcatttgggttggttccatgtctttgctattgtaaatagtgctgcaataaacatatgtatgtatgtgtctttatagtagaatgatttatattcctttgtgtatatacccagtaatggggttactgggtcaaatggtacttctggttctatatccttgaggaattgccacactgtcttccacaatgattggactaatttacattcccactgacagtgtaaaaatgttcctatttctccacagcctcaccaggatcaattgtttcttgactttttaataattgccattctgattggtgtcagatggtatatcattgtggttttgatttgcatttctctaatgatcagtgatgttgagctttttttcatatgtttgttggccacataaatgtcttcttttgagaagtgtctgttcatatcctttgcccactttttgatggagttgtttgtttttttctagtgaatttgtttaagttccttgcagattctggatattagaccttggtcagatgggtagattgcaaaaattttctcccattctgtaggttgcatgttcactctgatgatagtttcttttgctgtgcagaagccctttagtttaattagatcccagttgtcaattttggcttttgttgcaattgtctTTGGTGtgtttgtcatgaagtctttgcccatgcctatgtcctgaatggtattgcctaggttttcttctagggtttttgtggttttgggttttacacttcagtctttaattcatcttgagttaatttttgtataaggtgtaaggaaggggttcagtttcagttttctgcctatggctagctagttttcccagcaccattttttagatagggaatcctttccccattgcttgtttttgtcaggtttgttgaagatcagatggttgtagatgtgtggtattatttctgaggcctgttCCCTTTcattggtctatacatctgttttggtactagtaccatgctgttttggtcactgtagccttgtagtatagtttgaagtcaggtagtgtgatgcctccagttttgttctttttgcttaggatggtcttggctatgtgggctcttttttggttccatatgaaacttaaagtagttttttctaattctgtgaagaatgtcaatggtagtttaatgggaatagtattgaatctataaattactttgagcagtatggccattttcacaatattgattctttctatccaagaggatggaatgtttttccatttgtttgtgtcctctcttattcctTGAGTAGTaatttgtagttctctttgaaaaggtccttcacatcccttgttagctgtatttctaggtattttattatctttgtagcaattgtgaatgggagttcattcatgatttggctctctgcttgtctactgTTTGTGTatagaatgcttgtgatttttgcacatggattttgtatcctgagactttgctggacttgattatcagcttaaggagcttttgggctgagacaatggggttttctaaatatagaatcatgttgtctgtaaacagagacaatttgacttccattcttcctatttgaatacgctttatttctttctcttgcctgattgacctggccagaacttctaatactatgttgaataggagtggtgagagagggcatccttgtcttgtgctggttttcaaagggaatgcttccagcttttgcccattcagtatgatattggctgtgggtttgtcataaatagcttttattattttgagatatgttccatcaatacctagtttattgagagtctttaaacatgaagagatgttgaattttatcaaaggtcttttctaaatctattgagataatcatgtggtttttgtcattggttctgcttatgtaatggattatgtttattgattggcatatgttgaaccaggcttgcatcccagggatgaagctgccttcatcgtggtggataagctgtttgatgtgctgttggatttggtctgccagtattttattgaggattttcacatcaatgttcatcagggatattggcctgaagttttctttttttgctgtgtctctgccaggttttg from Nomascus leucogenys isolate Asia chromosome 7b, Asia_NLE_v1, whole genome shotgun sequence encodes:
- the TMEM155 gene encoding protein TMEM155 isoform X2, with the translated sequence MGTAVDAELMPSGAILQNKRENLPRVCHALAFLGMARCQDLFLVRLQGWKLGTRFQDGPHSSPQEEGGSPQRKWGMPVQIHFLLKSFLSSPITLAFISLARTVSLATAICKIV